The following DNA comes from Salminus brasiliensis chromosome 21, fSalBra1.hap2, whole genome shotgun sequence.
CACATTTTGATGAGACGAAATGAGTGCATaacatttgtgtttttctttttttttttcttttaattttatatttttaattttccttttttttacagacagtattttaattacatttgaagAGATGTACAATGTGCCACTGTGGCAgctattttacttatttatgtaTATGGATGtaagtatatgtatatgtattttatgcCAAGTGTAACACTATATGCTGATATATCGagcctttttttcttgtttgtttacttAAAAAGTGCTATTTATTAAAACACGATGAACTACAGTCAATCTGTTATACAGTTAAACAGATAACTGTCCCCCAATAATcagattattataaaaaaaacaaaaaaccaaaTGATGAGTAATACTTGATATCCATTGAAGTCCATATcatactgagtgtgtgtgatcagtagCTTTAGAGGGGTCTGTTCTGGCAGTATAGGACACTATTGGCAGGAGAGGGATCTGTTGGAGCATGCATGCCACAAACCTGACAATCATCCTGTTGCCTCAATtgcctcactgctctctctctctgtctctctctatctatcagTCAGCATATTTACAGCTGAGGAATCAATCAGTTGAACACTTGAACTTGAATCCTGTGGTGTGCTGCTCTTTTTTACCTCTGGATCTGCTAATTGTGCCTGATTTAATTCAGACAGCTCGATGAGTCTTTGCCCAAATACCCTGAAATAAAGGAAGGGCGATGCATAGAACTGACTCGAGTCACTCATCATAAGGAGAGCGGGACACGGCCTAACAGCCTTGGGTTTGCTGAATAAGATTAGTTATGTTTCTAAAGCAAACCAGAAGCGGAAAGAGTGCAGAAGCCCAGACTGTTTTCACTAGTAGAgatagtgttcagtgtgatgcgcGCTCTACCATTTAAGAACCCCAGTTTTGCACTGTTGGTTAAAAAGGTGGTGCAGGTATTTgccccatctgtggtagtgaacacacgcacaacacacatacacacactagtgaactaggggcagtgagcacatacacacacatacccagagcggtgggtagctacctccagcgcccggggagcagagagggtgaagggccttgctcaagggcccaacagtggcagcttgctaagcccgggaatcgaacccacaaccctgttgtcACCCtgaataatgtttttttctcaCTAAAAGggaatataatgtaaaatacacTTAATCACTTAATGTATTCATCCATTGGCGtccatatatgtatacaaatatataaaatgaaacTTACATTGAAagtttttgaatatttttgtcatttccTTTTAAAATATCGTATTTCTTTGTTATTATTGGTCAAATACAGGAGCAAATACCTTCACtatgaatatatttttaaaaacgaGTGAACATCAAAAGCCCTTTAcaaatatataactatataacaaCCTACACTCTCGGCAGAAAAGGGTCCaaacagaattaaaaaaagGGCTTCTCTGACAGTTTGGGATGTATATAGGATCATTTCCCAGCTtccaaacagaataaaagaTTGACCACTAATGTGAAAAACCCTTTAACCAAGTAAATAAACCACTAAAACCTTTTTTCTGCACAGAGCcgtttactaaagaacccttaaaaaaaaTTACGTTATGGAAAAGTCAGTACAGTAAAACTCAGTTTTCAGGGTAAATGTGCAAAAATTCCCAAATAATGTGGTTCTGGGAGTACCAGACGCTGACCCAAATGAGCATTGTCCATCCGTTTCACTGAATCAGAGACATCCCTGTTACGTGTCAGCAGTGTCGGGTCGTGCCCTGCTCTCCTCTGCATCATTTCCACATCAGTTCAGCAGCAATACAGTAAAGTACAGGAAACTGACTGAGATGAAATACGGCCCGGTGTCGAGCTGCGGGATTTGATTTCATGTGGAAACGATGAGCATCTTTAAAAATCCTGtaaattcagtgtttctttcagTCGTTCAGCTTTTTTTATTGAATCGTCCTCCATTATTCACTGATTTATTATCATTTTGACGATGGACGATGGACGGACACCTTCAGCTGTTAAACCTTGACCCGCACCGATCCCGAGTGTCAGTTTGAGCCCACCAGTAGAGTGTTTCCTCATTTCCACAGGcggacactgtgtgtgtgtgtgtgtgtgaagtttgAACTGACAGTAAACCGAAGCCATCTGCTTTGCAGTGTGTGTTCTCCTGTGATTGGTAGCATTTACGCCCCACCGTTTCTGTAGTTCTTGACAGTAATGTGAAGTGTAAGACAggtgcagctctctctctctctctctctctctctctttttctccctctctcatatTTCAAtccgtgtgtgcatgtgtgtagggTTAAATGTCAGTGTAAATAGTCCATTTGTGTACAGAATGATGTATACAGTAGTTCCTTCAGATTTCACATGAGGCATGTGGCTTAAGTCTGTTAAAGTGAGAGTTTGTTTCTTGCTTTCGGAGggaaactttattttttattattattattattaatttttttcagTAGGTGCTGTTGAGGTTGCTGCAGTAgcctcatttttttttgttttttttttggtttactgtaaatgtaaaaactgtcacgggggaaaaaaagtgatataaatatttgaaataaatatttaactCTGTAATAATTTACGTcatgttattttttatgttttattattatttaaaaaaacaaatatgggGATTTTTTATGATAAAATACAAATGCACAacaatctttatttttataaaagtcCAAATAAATTATTCCAAACACAAAACAATAGAAAATAAACATAgcaaaaaactaacaaacaaacaaaaaaaaaacactgtagaaaATTAGGAACGTATTTACATGGCATTTTGGTACTAgtttaaattaagcaaatattGGTCAAAACTGTCATAACACATTGGCCCCACAAATGGATATTTGTTGGTAAGcataacacacactcagaaaaagaaggaaaaaagaaagaatgcaaAACAAACCAGAACGATCAAAGGAAAGGTTTCGGAGGACGAAGCGTGAGCTCGCTCTCCTGTGTTAAGTCTAGACTAGCTAGGCTGCATCGTTCCAAAGATAAGTAACACTTGGAAATGGTTGTTATGGACCACTACATTTGCTTGGAAGAACAACCCCGGGgcttagtttttgtttttttgtggctTTGCTTGAGTATCTCGTTTGGCTTCAGTGTCGTAGGTAGTGCTGCCTTTACAGGTCTTCTAGACCTTCATGGACGTTATGGTGGGGCAGTTTCCAATATTCCATCACCCCATCACCTTTTCTCTTCCTCATTTGGTAATGTCCACTGAGTAGGTGACCGCTGCGGCCTCTGTGCCTGTGATGCTGTCCACGATGGATGTCAAGGACCTCAGGTTGGCTTGCTCCGAAGAGTCTTCGTTGAGCAGATCTGGAGAAAAGAGGGACGTTAGAACGTTCCAGAACTTTGAGGTCTGGAGGAGTCCAAGAGTCCATTCTCTTGGTCAACCAGTGAAGTCCACTTTTCCCAACTGCTCTTACCTTCATGGGTGGAGTTGTAGGCAGGGGCACAGTGTTCAGATGCACTGCTCCACTCGGGACTgctgcagcaggtgctgccagAACCCTGATCACTGGAGGAGGACACctttaacacacaaacacatgcacctgtcaatcacagctccacagccacacccacacacaaccaAAACAACTTGGTGATAAGCTGGTTTCAAGAGGCGTGAGGACCTGTACAGTTCCACTCAAGCTAAGCTAAGAAGCTTATTTAGTTGTTTGCTTGTGTacgtgtttatttatttgtttatgtatttattatatataatctcAGTATTATAGATGGGCCTACTCATGGGTCTTCTCATGCATTGCTGTGCTAGTGAACTACAGCACCTTGCCCAACACGCCCCTTCCACCCACTCTTCCATCCTCCATCCTGACTGAACTCACCCTCTGTGGGACCGTGCCCCTGTAGTGCAGTCCAGCCTGCTCGTGTTCCTGCTGGTTGAGGGAACTGACCAGAGCCTGCAGCTTCTCAATGTACTGGATGGCGCTCCTCAGGATCTCCACCTTGGGCAGCCTCTGGTTGGGGTTCATCAGCGTGCTGCGCTTGAGGGCCTCAAAGGCCTCGTTCACCTTCTTGAGTCGCCGCTTCTCGCGCAGGGTGGCCGCCCGCCGCCGGTCCATGGTCACTGACTTGCGCTTGCACACCTTGCAGGCCCACGGCAGGCACTGGCCCGGGCAGTGTTGCTGCTCTTGGGTCGGCGAGAGCGAAAGGCTCAGCGTGGACGACGGCGATGGCTTGTCCTCCAGCCCTACACCACCGGACAGAAGCCTGCTGTCCCCGCAAAGCCCGACCATGGAGCTCCTGTCTTGGTATCCTGCTTGCTCAAAACCTCCGCTCAGCCTGGAGCCTGGGAAGAAGTTGTCCCCGCCTTCGTAAAACCTCTGATCGGGGAAGAAGTACGGGTTGGTCTCGAAAAGCTCCATCTCAAGGCTTGAGTTGGACGTAGACTCCACTGGTTGACTGGTTGCttgttctcctctctctctctctctctctcttgcctgcGCTCTCCTTCTGGGTCCTGCCTGGTGGTGTATCCCTGAGCTCGTGCCGAGGAAGATCTGTGGGCGACAACTGCTCCAACACCAACTGCAGGGGTGGCATTTAAACCCTCTGCCTCGTGTTAGATCACTAGGTTAAATATAGCAGAGGGCCCGGAGAAACCCGACCCCGCGTTTAGCTGTTGCCGCACATCTAAACTTTACATCTCTGTCCattcgccccccccccctcctcaaaTCCCCAGGAGATGGGGAGTTTTGTTCAAGGAACGGCGTCAGGCCACTGTTGAAAGTCCGGCAACTTGATCTCGGTGCTGGGGAAATCAAACGGATCACGAGAGATTTGGGAGAACGATTAAGACTCAGTGCCTTAATTAATGAACACCACCCTTCACCCTTCAGTTTGTTAATTTTGTCAAAACATCAGAAATATGCACTTCATATTATATAGATTCCAGtctataattacattatttaatcACATACATTTTATACACACATTCCAATAAATAACTCTTCAGTGAAGGGCAGCTTTTTAAGGCT
Coding sequences within:
- the myog gene encoding myogenin, whose protein sequence is MELFETNPYFFPDQRFYEGGDNFFPGSRLSGGFEQAGYQDRSSMVGLCGDSRLLSGGVGLEDKPSPSSTLSLSLSPTQEQQHCPGQCLPWACKVCKRKSVTMDRRRAATLREKRRLKKVNEAFEALKRSTLMNPNQRLPKVEILRSAIQYIEKLQALVSSLNQQEHEQAGLHYRGTVPQRVSSSSDQGSGSTCCSSPEWSSASEHCAPAYNSTHEDLLNEDSSEQANLRSLTSIVDSITGTEAAAVTYSVDITK